The sequence below is a genomic window from Ciona intestinalis chromosome 1, KH, whole genome shotgun sequence.
catcgATCTATAAGaatcgtgaagatacagttttataattctttgaatgttttttgtttactaccaaatgggacaaaacaATTGAATGAGAAGTGTCCcatccaccctactatatgcataTACACATGAGTGGGCAAAATGGGACAGATTTCAAGTCAGACTGACTTTTGTTTCTTATTCGGAtaactaacaaaaaaaagttgtgtatAAGAGCCAGTGTTCCCGTTTTGGTTTTGCTTTACCTGATTATCTGAGGTATATGGACagaactggcaacactggtgaTTGGAATGCTTAGATAACTGATGttgaagtaaaatatatttagacgCTGCATGGAAACCACATTCATCACATAAGTGCTCGCCACCCATATGTGTGTATCTCCTGTGGAAAAAGAtatctatttttaataactgGGATGAATTCTACAAATCTGGCCCCGATCTAGTGCTCATAAATATGGACTACAAAAAGAGACTGATGACgccattttaaatgaaatatatacagAATACAATATGTATTTGGTAGGACTTGCTGCAATTTTTAACTTAAGATTGGTGTCATTAAACGGGTGGTCTGGCAACTCCACATTCAAACAAAGttaatagtatatatattacatgcaCTACTTCTACTTGTAAAAATTATGAACTCTTAGTGATGTTGGTGACTCCGTGCATTTTGGGTTACACTGAATTAAGGAAATGCACTGACAACTGACCTTACCTATGACTATAAAGTGTAAAAGAACTTGCGAATGTTTCTCCACATTCATTACAAGGGTTGGTGGAAGGATGGTTGTGAGTCTGTAAAAGCAACCGAGTTTATTAAGCATATAAGTAAAGTGTGCCAGACTGCTGTAGTAAGCCTTTAAACACAACCAAAGACTATGAATAAACTGGCCttgcaaattttaattaaacaaatgacTTTATTTTGCTCTTTGGTCACAGTAAAGAAGATCGGAAAATATACAATTGCATAAAGACGAGAAATACTGgtaaatgacagtcgttacaacacaaaTATGATTCCAAGAACAACATACTGGTAAACAGCAGATATTTTTAGGTAAAAGTGtattatagtaaaaaaaataatttagttcCCTCCCACCCATTACCTCCATGTGTATTTTCACTTGGGtccaatttttgttttcataatcGCACATCACACATTTAAACTTGTCACCATAATGTGAGTCTATGTGTATTGTTAGGTCCTCATCTGATTTAAATCTGCAATGTTAGAATACAGCTATAATATGTAAAAACGTGgtgtatataatttattaaataaatgaaatatttatgaaacaccacaaagtaacatatatggtaactcacaagcaagcacgaggtgtatgaaacagaacacccgtgttataactatactgtttgcaactttttttctgatttaaaCCTGCAATGTTAGTGTACTCATACAGTACAGGTGTACAGCTATAATACATAATAGGTATACAAagcgcaaggataaagcaagttacatacattcaaaCATTGTATGCATAATATGTTGTTTAAGCATTATACATATAGATTTCAACCTACTTTCTTTTACAAACTTGGCATTGCATTGAGTCAGAAAACTTCAAATTATCAGAAGCAAGCTCAGTACATGAATCTGTAGTTAAACATttgttgtattaaataaaactatttaataatTCAGTCCATACCTGTTTTAGAACATTGCTGCTTTTCCAATGAGGTAATCTGAGGAAAAAAATagattgttttaattgaataaaatactaaCATTGCCTATGAATGTTAAATTTTCTATAAAACagtcaaaaattattttgtaggAAACAGTTGCTGCAAAAGATCTAATTTTATGGTCATTACCATAATGTGTCactttaaacattaatatacACACAGACCTCAGCATTGGTGTTTTGTTGAGTTTTGCTTGTTTTCTGGTCGTAATATACAAAGTCTTCATTCTTCGTTTTACATTTTCTCTTTAAATTCCCTATAGATTATTGTAAGTGTAAAATGGATAAGCAAAGtactaacaaaaaaatttcaaaaaaagaaCCTGCCATATATGCTAAGATCAATgataatgaaatttattttatggaTCAAAATGCTTACACTTGAAAGTAATAACTATTAGAACTATGTATAACTGTTAATtggcaataaaattaaaaaagcatctacaaatattatttataacatcgtctaatacaataattatatgatttttttactgaTAATCATTTGGGAATGTACTTTATATAATCGATTATAACAAAACAGCAATGACAGTAAACCTCTTTGATTTGATACATGGTTCTCCTCTTTCACTTTGGCTGTGGATTCTGTGTTCGCTGTCTGgacctttaaaaatatataacttattgtCTATTTTAAGGTTTTACAGCTTAAAATCAAAGATACAATAATAACTAGGTACTAATGAGGTATTCTATACACTGTGTGGTACagcggttcccaaacttttctaaaaatttttcCTAGTGGGTCCTTTGCAATTATTTTGGTATTTCGCAGCACTATTAAAATCAAAGAACATTAGCTAACTAAAGACTAATATAAAGCAAGCATTTCAACCTATATTATCGAATCATATTCATTGCTGTACATTGTGGACCCTCTAAAACTGTTGTAGGGACCCCAGGTTTGGGAACCGCTGGTATAGTATAGACTACAATACAGTGTTATGATACTGATTAGGCAAGTGGCTTGAGGTTAGTGGTTAAGAGATAGGGTTAGGCAGTTAGATAACATAGAATTCTTCACTACCACCTACAATTTCACTATAGTAAAACGCCTTTCAAAACTGGACGATAAACATTGTTAAAcacaatacaaaaatacaagttGCATTAAGggaaacaccttttcattgtcATTGTGTTCCGTTTTAATGTGTTGTTTAATGTCGTCTTCCACTTGGCCACCATAACCACATAGTTTACAAGTAAACGAAATTTGAATTAATTCTTGTATACTTTCGTTACACTCCATTcgtgtttgtttataaataaattacacgACGAACCCAAATATCTGACTGTATTGGTTTTCTGCCATTTCTATCctatgtagtttttaaaagttcgtAATTACGTTTTAAAGCAAGCAGtagtatttaaaattagtaCTCTACAAATTAATGtcaatgtaaaaattattttttatctgtaaAGCAAATGTACTTTAAAATTAGTGTAAACATACGGCGGACAGTAATTATATACGCCCAAAGTCCACTTTGATTACGCCTACTATTTATCTCTCTCTCTTTCTTTCTCTCTCATATTGGAATACTCTGTATGCATTATGTAATGATCATTCATAACTCAGCAATACAATATACTTCacttaaaacttgttttatcatCACTTTTGCTAAAGATTGTCCAGTAAAGTTGCTATTGTATAAGGTAGTTCTGTGTATTTCAGTCAGAACGTACCATCGCGGAATTCCTCATTCCTCCACGAATAGAGCGTACTAGCAGGCGTAAACAGCTATGTTAAAGAGACTAGGGACAAAGTGGTGTGGGAGCAGAAACGAAAAGAGGTGCGAAAGGAGAAGAAAAGCATGTGGTGGCATGCGCTTGGGTTGCTGGCTCTCAGCACTTGGCCGCACTTGGCTACTCATTTGTTCCTACAGGTGGTGACTGGTGTAAATTGGTAGTACAGAGAATATGGAAAAGAGTGCCCGTGGCAATTGGGTTATTTCGGATGTCAAAATGACAGGGAAAACCGTGGTAATAACAGGCGCAAACACTGGGATCGGATTGGAAACAGCAATCGACCTTGTAAAGCGCGAAGCAAGAGTAATTCTCGGGTGTAGAAATATGGCGAAAGCTGAAGAAGCGAAGCAAAGGGTAAGGGCCAAAGTAGGGCCTTCATTGGTACCGTTTTGAAGATACACACTGCAGATTTAAAACTAAGGTTCGTTAATACAGATTATAACGGAAACCGGCGGAAATgaagataaaattattttaaagcaacTAGATTTGGCATCTTTTGCCTCAGTGCGCGCATTTGCAAAAGATGTGAATGAAAACGAAAGCAGAATCGACGTTTTACTTAACAACGCAGGTAGGCTATTAGTTAGCAATTTCAAACTACAACCATAAAGCTAAAGGCGTATACATGCTGAAGGAATGCCATATTTCATCAAATATTTGCGTTGGTTAGATTAAACATTGTATCACCCAGCAGCACGATGGCACTCCAAAGGTAAATGACGGCCGCAGAGTTTCACctttttctcattttatttCTATCAAATGAAAgctatagtattgtggggtaaaatgggatagtGTTAGCACTAAGTATATCATAtttccttatcgtgtttttaacaactaacaacgctcttttagtgTTGTGGGGCTACGGGTATATAGttcagtaaacattttttgtttattactaaacggaaagtaaaaagaatgaaagcatataacatcttaccccactctatacAATATTAGTCGCTTTATTAGCATAAAAACGAGTTGCCTATACCACTTTACATGATGTTCAGGTATAATGCTAATCCCGAAAGGAAAGACTGAAGACGGGTTTGAGCTTCATTACGGAGTGAACCATCTCGGGCATTTTCTTCTCACTAATCTATTACTCGATCTTGTAAAGGTTTGACATGCATTTTACTTCGACCTTGCTCAAATTATTTGGTTAACTTTAGATACAATGCGCATGAGTAAATTTGTTTAGGGTGTACTAAAGTGTAACGGAAGTGGCGTTATTAACCTTGCCAACTgcgtgtattttttaaataatacgtTAAATACGAGAGCATTGTttgataaagttacatacattatatCCTAATACCCCATGATTATACTGATAAATATGTTaaggaatgaatgtagctcacttttcctcgcatggccgaaaAACATCATCATcaaacgggtgttctgtttcatacacctcgtgccaatttacgagttaccagcctatgttactctgtgggtaataattttttaacttacaaaaaactgggattttttttaacttacaaaAAACTTACTCTCACTTTAAAACTTACAGAAAAGCGCACCAAGTCGAATTATAAACGTATCATCGGAGGCACACAGACTTGGGAGCCCCAGAATCGACTGGGACGACATGAATTACGACAACAATTATTCTGCATCGTTGGCTTACAACCGAAGCAAACtgatgaatattttatttacaagaGAGCTGAGCAGAAGATTAGAGGGTATTTATACTAACTTAAAACGATGTGCAaactatagtactgtggggtaagatggaataccgttgGGCCGTAAATCCCACattttctgattgtgttttcaaCACCTAAAGCGTGATTTCAGAGTCGCGGTTATATCATAGTACACTTCCGTATACTATATGGTTATATTGTGATTctctgaatattttttgtttataccaaataGGGCGAAAAACGAGAATGAAAACTtatttcatcttaccccaccctactatagtttaACGCAGTTTTATCatcattttcaaaaaatacagttttttctTTAACACAGATTTATcatcatgtttaaaataaaggagagtgttttttaaaatattaaaaataaacattccTCTGTTTATAAGGTACCAAGGTAACGGCAAACAGCTTGCATCCTGGTGTTGTGAGAACAGAGCTTTCTCGGCATATGTTCGATTCAAATATATCTATGTGGAGAACTGCTGTCAAATGGATTGTGGACCCGCTTGTTTATTTGTTCGGTAAAACTCCTGTACACGGAGCCCAGACTAATATCTACCTGTGCATTGCACCGGAAGTGGAGAACGTCAGtgggaaatattttaagtaagTAAAGCGGTACAAAACTTGGAAGTTATAgtagtgggggaagatgggacaccttttcattctgttttctcgtctggtttgatagtaaacgaaaagcattcaaagaattctaaaatcgtatcctcacaactctcatagaccgttgtgttgtttaaacacgagcaggatgtttcaatattatgtgctaaaggtgtcccatcttcccccacagtaccacATAATGTTTCGTTGGCTACGGTCGAACCTTTTACTATTAATTGTTTTCTTTAAACTGCTTTAAGACTGCCAGCTGATATAAACTTTGATTTCTACTATACTGTAACAAGTTTGATATTTCTTTAATGGAACCGTACTTTATCCATGCAGTTTTCGCGGTTTAGTGGattagtaggttggggtaggatggtacaagttttcattctcttttctcgtcccatttaggagtaaacaaaaaatatctacTGAGTTATgcaaccgtatcctcacgactgtaAAAGAGCAAGATATGTGCGGTAttacggcctactagagatatctctagtaggccgtggcggtatccatcttaccccacagtactaacgtatttgttttttcagaGATTGCGCGATTGCGAATGAAAATGGTCAAGCCAAGAGCGACCAGGATGCAAAAAGATTATGGGACTTGAGCGTTGAAGTTACGGGGTTGTCAGAGGGTTCTTAATCatgttaaagttaatttatatatacaggAAAGGTTTAACTATTTCTGTATACTTCGTTGTCCAATTCTAGTGAAAaataactgtaaaataaattatataatgaaaaaataatgttgcttttaaaacttatgtttttttgttggcTGGCAATGATTTGTGTTCAGAAAATCCGGTTAACTTTCGTATAACTGACAGAGAAAAATGAGAGATGGAATTTTAGGAGAAATAAAGAGAGACAATAAGAAATGGAAACAAAGGAAAGAGAGAGGGATAGATAATGAGAGAGAACAAACGAGAGAAAGGTGAAACATTCATGACTAACAAATCGTTACGTTGTGTGACTTGTGTGTCCTCCATTTTGCTAAAGCTCCAGTTACATATTAGAAACTGCCTAGTCATGGTGACAGAGAAACTCGTGTTATATTAGCCGGAGTAGCAATTAGTTATTGATTCAAGTTAGATGCAAGCAAGGTACAGGTTGTTAAGTGGATTTGTAGGTTCTTTGTCAAAAATGGTCAAGTCTGCACGTGGTAGTTGGGTACGGAGCGATGTCAAAATGACAGGGAAAACGGTCGTAATAACAGGCGCTAATACTGGAATCGGGTTGGAAACAGCAATCGACCTTGTAAAGCGTGAAGCAAGAGTAATTCTCGGCTGCAGAAACATGGAGAAAGCAGAAGAAGCAAAGCAAAGGGTAAAATG
It includes:
- the LOC100185129 gene encoding retinol dehydrogenase 14-like, translated to MEKSARGNWVISDVKMTGKTVVITGANTGIGLETAIDLVKREARVILGCRNMAKAEEAKQRIITETGGNEDKIILKQLDLASFASVRAFAKDVNENESRIDVLLNNAGIMLIPKGKTEDGFELHYGVNHLGHFLLTNLLLDLVKKSAPSRIINVSSEAHRLGSPRIDWDDMNYDNNYSASLAYNRSKLMNILFTRELSRRLEGTKVTANSLHPGVVRTELSRHMFDSNISMWRTAVKWIVDPLVYLFGKTPVHGAQTNIYLCIAPEVENVSGKYFKDCAIANENGQAKSDQDAKRLWDLSVEVTGLSEGS